A window of the Brassica napus cultivar Da-Ae chromosome C5, Da-Ae, whole genome shotgun sequence genome harbors these coding sequences:
- the LOC106420869 gene encoding putative F-box/kelch-repeat protein At3g22870, with amino-acid sequence MIFTKISDLPVNLVEEILSKVPLKSMRAVRLTCKRWEALWKSRSFSKMHIDKIRSGESLMIAKMDYHLYLVRIVVNEDPIIECQGRLTCKDKQTKISQVFHCDGLLLCFLKDDVTKYIVWNPYLGQTRSIESPYSHRRPDRCPAAGWNWFTYGWKNWFTYALGYEDKGSTCRGYKLLRFIDKIFDTPRDQFSCYKIYDLDSSTWKTLDITPNSPRILPSHRGGVSLKGNTYWLASQRNAGQYVLDDHIICFDFTSESFGPLLPLPFYAGANDDVTLSCVREDKLALSLSRINEASQLECISSNLLLEAKGNNTRI; translated from the coding sequence ATGATCTTCACGAAGATCTCCGATCTTCCGGTAAATTTGGTTGAGGAGATTCTGTCTAAGGTTCCGTTGAAATCAATGAGAGCAGTGCGTTTAACTTGCAAACGTTGGGAAGCTTTATGGAAAAGCCGAAGCTTTTCAAAGATGCATATTGATAAAATAAGATCAGGTGAGTCTCTGATGATCGCAAAGATGGATTACCATCTTTATCTCGTGAGAATCGTTGTCAATGAAGATCCAATTATAGAGTGCCAAGGTAGACTTACTTGCAAAGACAAACAAACTAAGATATCTCAAGTTTTCCACTGTGATGGTTTATTGTTATGCTTCTTGAAAGATGATGTTACCAAATATATTGTTTGGAATCCATATTTGGGTCAAACTAGGTCCATAGAGTCTCCATACTCTCACCGCCGCCCAGACAGATGCCCAGCCGCCGGATGGAACTGGTTCACATACGGATGGAAGAACTGGTTCACATACGCTCTCGGATACGAGGACAAAGGCTCAACTTGTCGTGGCTACAAATTATTGAGGTTTATAGACAAAATTTTTGATACACCTAGAGACCAGTTTTCATGTTATAAGATTTACGATTTGGACTCCAGTACATGGAAGACTCTTGACATCACTCCAAACTCTCCGCGTATACTACCTTCTCATAGGGGTGGTGTGTCTCTCAAAGGAAACACGTACTGGCTTGCTTCACAAAGAAACGCAGGACAATACGTGCTTGACGATCACATAATCTGTTTCGATTTTACAAGTGAGAGTTTTGGTCCTCTTCTGCCTCTTCCGTTCTACGCTGGAGCTAATGACGATGTGACTTTATCGTGTGTTAGAGAAGACAAGCTTGCTCTTTCACTTTCTCGCATCAACGAAGCATCTCAACTGGAGTGCATATCAAGCAACCTGCTGTTGGaggcaaaaggaaacaacacAAGGATTTAG
- the LOC106421010 gene encoding lipase-like codes for MIQRLVVTALQLAELSVSSVVHMMYGLYIFSSAVAGDLTQRLSESIFKSKTTGEVKRSTTQVNDLPPIVLVHGIFGFGKGRLGGLSYFAGAEKKDERVLVPDLGSLTSVHDRARELFYYLKGGRVDYGEDHSKACGHSQFGRFYEKGEYQEWDEDHPIHFVGHSAGAQVVRVLQQMLSDKMFDGYENTNENWVLSLTSLSGALNGTTRTYLDGISPEDGTSLKLISLLQICKLGVVMYDWLDIPWLKSYYNFGFDHFNMSWKKTGLRGLVDCLLGNAGPFASSGDWILPDLSIQGSMKLNANLKTFPNTFYFSYATKRTRKPLGMMTVPSGVMGIHPLLFIRVLQMSQWRFPPDIPLPYKGYRDEDWQDNDGALNTISMTHPRIPVEHSNLIVHSDSDCLPLQPGIWYYKIVEADHILFIVNRERAGVEFDLIYDSIFERCRKHVFRKSPQTLPNEAQQQQLGGDQEE; via the exons ATGATTCAACGGTTGGTTGTAACTGCTCTTCAGCTAGCGGAGCTGTCAGTGAGCTCCGTCGTTCACATGATGTATGGGCTTTACATATTCAGCTCAGCCGTGGCTGGAGATCTCACGCAGAGGTTGAGCGAGTCAATCTTCAAGTCCAAAACCACCGGCGAAGTCAAACGAAGTACAACTCAAGTCAATGATCTGCCTCCGATTGTTTTAGTCCATGGCATTTTCGGATTTGGGAAAGGA AGATTAGGTGGGTTATCGTACTTTGCTGGAGCTGAGAAGAAGGATGAGAGAGTGTTGGTTCCTGATTTGGGGTCTTTGACGAGTGTACACGATAGGGCAAGAGAGTTGTTTTATTACTTGAAAGGTGGAAGAGTTGATTATGGTGAAGATCATAGTAAAGCTTGTGGGCATTCTCAGTTCGGTCGTTTCTATGAGAAAG GGGAGTATCAAGAATGGGATGAAGATCATCCTATTCACTTTGTTGGTCACTCTGCTGGTGCTCAAGTTGTTCGTGTCTTGCAGCAAATGCTCTCTGACAAG ATGTTTGATGGTTACGAGAACACAAATGAGAACTGGGTTTTGAGTTTAACATCCTTGTCAGGAGCATTAAACGGGACTACTCGAACCTACCTTGATGGAATATC GCCAGAGGACGGGACGTCTCTCAAACTCATATCCCTCCTTCAGATCTGTAAACTTGGAGTCGTAATGTACGACTGGCTCGACATTCCTTGGCTTAAATCCTATTACAACTTCGGGTTCGACCATTTCAACATGTCCTGGAAGAAGACAGGTTTGCGCGGCCTTGTTGATTGCCTCCTTGGAAACGCAGGCCCTTTTGCATCATCAGGAGATTGGATCCTGCCTGACCTCTCAATCCAAGGCTCCATGAAGCTCAACGCTAATCTCAAGACTTTCCCGAACACGTTCTACTTCAGCTACGCGACTAAGCGCACTAGAAAGCCACTTGGAATGATGACTGTTCCTTCGGGTGTGATGGGGATCCATCCTCTGCTTTTCATCCGTGTGTTGCAGATGAGTCAGTGGCGGTTTCCTCCTGACATCCCTCTGCCTTATAAGGGTTACAG AGATGAAGATTGGCAGGACAATGATGGAGCGTTGAACACTATATCCATGACTCACCCACGAATCCCTGTTGAACATTCCAACCTCATTGTTCATAGTGACTCAGATTGTCTCCCTCTCCAACCAGGCATTTG GTACTACAAGATCGTGGAGGCGGATCATATTCTATTCATTGTGAACCGAGAGAGAGCAGGTGTGGAGTTTGATTTGATCTACGACAGTATCTTTGAGCGGTGCAGGAAACATGTATTCCGGAAGAGCCCTCAGACATTGCCGAACGAAGCTCAACAGCAGCAGCTAGGAGGAGACCAAGAAGAATAG
- the LOC106420926 gene encoding uncharacterized protein LOC106420926: MSSSLIFTFIFTLCLLSSCFSSSASLHNATDENVTLRPQHEIQKLKLIREHLQKINKPTVKTIQSPDGDTIDCVPSHHQPAFDHPMLQGQRPMDPPEMPTGYSQENESHEDFQLWSLTGESCPEGTIPIRRTTEQDMLRASSVRRFGRKIRRVRRDSSSNGHEHAVGYVSGSQYYGAKASINVWTPRVSSRYEFSLSQIWVIAGSFADDLNTIEAGWQVSPELYGDTNPRFFTYWTSDAYQATGCYNLLCSGFIQTNNRIAIGAAISPVSSYKGGQFDISLLIWKDPKHGHWWLQFGSGTLVGYWPVSLFTHLMEHGNMVQFGGEIVNTKPGGSHTSTQMGSGHFAGEGFGKASYFRNLEMVDWDNTLIPTANLRVLADHPNCYDIRGGVNRVWGNYFYYGGPGKNSKCP; this comes from the exons ATGTCTTCTAGCTTGATTTTCACCTTCATTTTCACACTCTGCCTCCTCTCGTCTTGCTTCTCCTCCTCTGCTTCTCTACATAATGCCACAGACGAAAATGTGACTCTCCGGCCTCAACATGAGATCCAGAAGCTGAAACTTATCAGAGAACACCTCCAAAAGATCAATAAACCCACCGTGAAGACCATTCAG AGCCCAGATGGAGATACAATAGATTGTGTTCCATCTCATCACCAGCCTGCTTTTGATCATCCCATGTTGCAAGGACAAAGACCAATG GATCCACCagagatgcccacagggtataGCCAAGAAAATGAATCCCATGAAGATTTTCAGCTTTGGAGTTTGACCGGCGAGTCTTGTCCGGAAGGAACGATTCCGATCAGAAGAACGACGGAGCAAGACATGTTAAGAGCAAGTTCTGTCCGTAGATTTGGTCGCAAAATCAGGCGTGTAAGAAGGGACTCGAGCAGTAACGGCCACGAG cATGCGGTTGGATACGTATCGGGAAGTCAATATTACGGAGCAAAAGCAAGTATAAACGTGTGGACGCCACGTGTCAGTAGCCGATATGAGTTTAGTTTGTCTCAGATTTGGGTCATCGCCGGTTCTTTCGCCGACGATCTTAATACCATCGAAGCTGGTTGGCAG GTTAGCCCAGAGCTGTACGGAGACACTAACCCAAGATTCTTCACCTATTGGACG TCCGATGCGTACCAGGCAACAGGATGCTATAACCTATTGTGTTCCGGTTTTATTCAGACAAACAATCGAATTGCGATCGGAGCTGCCATTTCTCCGGTTTCATCGTATAAAGGTGGACAATTCGATATAAGTTTATTGATATGGAAG GACCCAAAACACGGCCACTGGTGGCTCCAATTCGGGTCGGGGACACTAGTCGGGTACTGGCCCGTATCATTGTTCACACACCTGATGGAGCATGGGAACATGGTCCAGTTCGGTGGCGAGATCGTGAACACAAAACCTGGTGGTTCACATACGTCGACACAAATGGGAAGTGGACATTTTGCTGGTGAAGGTTTTGGAAAAGCGTCTTACTTTAGGAATCTCGAGATGGTAGATTGGGACAATACTCTTATTCCGACAGCTAATCTTAGAGTTCTTGCGGATCATCCGAATTGTTATGACATAAGAGGAGGAGTaaacagggtttggggtaactatttttattacgGAGGACCCGGTAAAAACTCGAAGTGTCCTTAG
- the LOC125587791 gene encoding uncharacterized protein LOC125587791: MILGDFNETLDVSEHSNFDSSPLITSGMRRFQDTVNHCSLTDMAYHGPLFIWNNKRGADLISKKLDRVLVNEVWNQDYPQAYSVFDAGGCSDHLRCRIQINTPTLSSRRKPFKFVNAVTTLAEFLPMVKDFWENTEPIFLSTSSLHRFSKKLKNLKPQIRGLAKDRMGNLVKKSREAHEDLCKKQELNLCSPSSQHMEAENEAFTRWEFVAGLEESFLKQRSKLHWLNIGDQNNKTYHSAIAAREAVNGIKEIRCRVGTLVNDENGIKEEAESFF; the protein is encoded by the coding sequence ATGATACTAGGTGATTTTAATGAAACTTTGGACGTGTCCGAGCACTCGAATTTTGATAGCTCGCCGTTAATAACCTCTGGAATGAGAAGGTTCCAAGACACTGTAAATCATTGTTCCTTGACTGATATGGCTTATCATGGCCCTCTTTTCATTTGGAACAATAAGAGGGGAGCTGATCTTATATCAAAGAAGCTGGATAGGGTCCTTGTTAATGAGGTTTGGAATCAGGACTATCCTCAGGCCTACTCAGTCTTCGACGCTGGAGGCTGTTCGGATCACTTACGCTGCCGTATTCAAATTAACACGCCAACACTTTCTTCAAGAAGGAAGCCGTTTAAGTTTGTTAACGCAGTTACCACACTTGCGGAGTTTCTACCCATGGTGAAAGATTTTTGGGAAAATACAGAACCTATTTTCCTCTCAACGTCCTCCCTTCATAGATTCTCAAAGAagcttaaaaatttaaaaccacagaTAAGGGGTCTGGCGAAAGACAGGATGGGAAATCTGGTTAAAAAATCTCGAGAGGCTCATGAAGATCTCTGCAAAAAACAGGAATTAAATCTCTGTTCTCCATCTTCTCAACATATGGAGGCTGAGAATGAAGCTTTTACGAGATGGGAATTTGTAGCGGGTCTTGAAGAGAGTTTCCTCAAGCAACGATCGAAGCTGCACTGGCTGAACATTGGTgatcaaaacaataaaacataTCATAGTGCTATCGCTGCTCGAGAGGCGGTAAATGGAATCAAAGAAATACGGTGTCGAGTTGGAACTCTGGTAAATGATGAGAATGGAATAAAGGAGGAAGCTGAGAGTTTCTTTTGA